The Phycisphaerae bacterium sequence CCGTCCATGACTTCAGCGGAATGGGTGTCGATGACATCTTCTCCATGTTCAACGACATCTTCGGCGGCTCGATCTTCGGCGGCGGCTCCGAGCGAAGGGGCGGGGTCGACCTCGAACTCCAGGTCAGCTTGACGCTGGAGGAAATCGCCCAGGGGACGGAAAAAACCATCGAGTTCGAGCGGCACGACGTCTGCGAGCATTGCAGTGGCAGCGGCTCGGAGCCAGGCTCGCCGAAACGAAACTGCCCGACCTGCGGCGGATACGGGCAGGTGGAGCAGTCCACCGGTTTTGGGGCCTTGTTCGGGCGGGTCGTGACCGCATGTCCGGCCTGCCGCGGGCGGGGGATGGTCATCGCGACCCCGTGTCGCCGCTGCCGTGGGAGCGGCCGGGAGCGGAAACACCGGGTGCTCGCGGTTCAGATCCCGGCCGGAATCCAGGATGGCCAGGGTGTCCGCGTGGCCGGCGAAGGCGAACCAGGGGAGTCGGGCGGCCGGGGCAACCTGCACGTGTACGTCCGCCAGGAGCAGCACCCGTTCTTCGAGCGACGAGGCGACGACTTGGTCTGCCGCGTGCCAATCAGCTTCCCACAGGCCGCCCTGGGAGCCAAGGTCGAGGTCCCTTCGCTCGACGGGCGGATCGAGCTGCGAATCCCGCCGGGGACACAGCACGGCCAGCTGTTCCGGCTGGCGGGCAAGGGCTTGCCCAGCCTGCGCGGACGGCGACCCGGCGACGAGATCGTTCAGGTCTGGATCGAGGTGCCCAAGACACTCAACAAACGCCAGGAAGAGCTGCTCCGCCAATACGCCGCCAGCGAAGACCAGTCGGTGCTCCCGGAGTCAAAGGGCTTCTTCGACAAGCTGGCCGACTTCTTCTCAAGTGGTAAGGAGAATCGTGAACAGAAGGGTGACTGATCGGCCATGGGTAAGAAGGACAGCAAGATCGTGATTCCCAGCGAGGACGAGCTGAAGGCCTATGCGGGCAAGCTCGACGCCGGACCGCAGACTGCCCCCGCGCACACCACTCCCGAGCCGGCCGCCGCCGCGACGGGGGCGGTGGACGCCGCGACACCGCCGCCTGCGGGTGAGGAAGAACTCGCCCAGGCGGGCCCTCAATCCGAAGTCGAGCAGTGGAAGGACAAGTACCTGCGGTCCAAGGCCGAACTGGCCAACTACCAGCGCCGCTCGGAGAAGGACCGGGCGGAGGCCCTCCGCTACGCCAACGCCAGCTTCGCCAAGTCACTGCTGCCCACCATCGACAACCTCGAGCGAGTCCTGGAGGCGGGGCAAACCCACAAGGACAATACCGACGCCATTCTGGACGGCGTCAGGATGACACTTCAAGACCTGCTCAAGGTACTGGCCGAACATCAGGTCGAACGCATCGAGGCGGAAGGGCTGCCGTTCGATCCCATGGTACACCAGGCCATGGTGCAACAACCCTCCGCGGATTGTCCCGACAAGACGGTACTGAAGGAGCTTGCGAAAGGCTATCGCCTTCTCGAGCGGGTGCTGCGGCCCGCCAAGGTGATCGTCTCCAAGGCCCCGGAATAGGGGAGAATACATGCCGACCTATGATTACACCTGTTCGTCCTGCGAGCATGCCTGGGAACTGTTCCAGTCAATCACCGCTAAACCGATCCGCAAATGCCCTCAGTGCGGCCGCCAAACAGCCCGGCGAATGATCGGCACAGGAGCGGGCATCCTCTTCAAGGGCTCCGGCTTTTACTGCACCGATTACCGCAGCGAGGGGTACGAAAAGGCGGCGAAATCGGAGTCGGATTCCTCGGCCGGCAAAAGCAAGGGCGAGTCCGGTGGTTCCGGGGCAAAGGCGACTACCGAGTCAAAGTCCACGCCGACGCCTGAATCCAAGCCATCGAAGAAACCGGATGACAAGTAGCCGGCCGGAGATCGACCGGGAGGGTGGCTGGTTATGCCTACGCTGCAATGTCCCATCTGTCAGCGACAGATTCGCTACTCCTCGCTCGAGGAAGTACCCTATCGTCCGTTCTGCGGCCAGCGCTGCAAGCTGATCGACCTCGGCAAGTGGCTGAACGAGGAATACCGCATCAGCGAGGAAGTGCCCGACGGGCATCGCCATCCACCGCAGGACAGAGCCCAGGCCCAGAAGGAGTAATACCCGACGATCAGCCATCGGCCGGCGGCAACCCGCCGGGACTGGTCCCGTTGGCGTTTCTCCGTCTGGTCGACGTCCCTTCCAGGCCTCTCCGCCGCCGCCCCCTTTGTGCCTGCCCCCTACGTATTGGCCTCGCCATGGCCGCGGCTTATAATGCGGCCGGTCAATGACGGGCGATTTCTTTGGCGGCATGCATGGGAGGATGCTTTCATGTCTGAACAAGTCAACGAGCTTCGCCGAATCAACTGGTCGGAGTGTTTCCCGTTCACCCGGATCTTCCGCACCTTCGGGATGGCCAAGTCTCCCGGCAAGCTGGCGATGGCCCTGGCCGCGGTCCTGCTCACCTGCCTGTGGGGCGGGATCCTGGACGGCCTGTGGTCATCCAAGCATCAGCCGTTGAGAAAC is a genomic window containing:
- the dnaJ gene encoding molecular chaperone DnaJ, which gives rise to MSSVAEKRDYYEVLGVARDASPDQVKKAYRQAALKYHPDRNREDPQAECKFKEAAEAYEVLSDPEKRQRYDRYGHQGLDRQAVHDFSGMGVDDIFSMFNDIFGGSIFGGGSERRGGVDLELQVSLTLEEIAQGTEKTIEFERHDVCEHCSGSGSEPGSPKRNCPTCGGYGQVEQSTGFGALFGRVVTACPACRGRGMVIATPCRRCRGSGRERKHRVLAVQIPAGIQDGQGVRVAGEGEPGESGGRGNLHVYVRQEQHPFFERRGDDLVCRVPISFPQAALGAKVEVPSLDGRIELRIPPGTQHGQLFRLAGKGLPSLRGRRPGDEIVQVWIEVPKTLNKRQEELLRQYAASEDQSVLPESKGFFDKLADFFSSGKENREQKGD
- the grpE gene encoding nucleotide exchange factor GrpE, yielding MGKKDSKIVIPSEDELKAYAGKLDAGPQTAPAHTTPEPAAAATGAVDAATPPPAGEEELAQAGPQSEVEQWKDKYLRSKAELANYQRRSEKDRAEALRYANASFAKSLLPTIDNLERVLEAGQTHKDNTDAILDGVRMTLQDLLKVLAEHQVERIEAEGLPFDPMVHQAMVQQPSADCPDKTVLKELAKGYRLLERVLRPAKVIVSKAPE
- a CDS encoding zinc ribbon domain-containing protein yields the protein MPTYDYTCSSCEHAWELFQSITAKPIRKCPQCGRQTARRMIGTGAGILFKGSGFYCTDYRSEGYEKAAKSESDSSAGKSKGESGGSGAKATTESKSTPTPESKPSKKPDDK
- the yacG gene encoding DNA gyrase inhibitor YacG, whose translation is MPTLQCPICQRQIRYSSLEEVPYRPFCGQRCKLIDLGKWLNEEYRISEEVPDGHRHPPQDRAQAQKE